In Triticum aestivum cultivar Chinese Spring unplaced genomic scaffold, IWGSC CS RefSeq v2.1 scaffold81315, whole genome shotgun sequence, the following proteins share a genomic window:
- the LOC123177521 gene encoding cortical cell-delineating protein-like — protein sequence MAPLTKLFLLLLGLNLMVTTVHGGCGPHCPTPTPPPPPSTNGGTCPIDTLKLGVCATVLNLVKLGLSVPPNERCCPLLAGLADLDAAVCLCTAIRAKVLGVINLNVPVDLVLLLNQCHKTCPPGFTCPL from the coding sequence ATGGCGCCATTGACCAAGCTCTTCCTCCTACTCCTGGGCCTAAACTTGATGGTCACCACTGTGCATGGTGGCTGCGGACCCCACTGCCCGACCCCGACCCCACCACCACCTCCATCGACCAACGGCGGCACGTGCCCGATCGACACGCTGAAGCTGGGCGTGTGTGCCACCGTGCTGAACCTGGTGAAGCTCGGGCTCAGCGTGCCGCCCAACGAGCGGTGCTGCCCGCTGCTGGCCGGTCTGGCCGACCTTGACGCCGCTGTGTGCCTCTGCACCGCCATCAGGGCCAAGGTCCTCGGCGTCATCAACCTTAACGTCCCCGTCGACCTCGTCCTCCTACTCAACCAGTGCCACAAGACCTGCCCGCCCGGCTTCACCTGCCCGCTCTGA